In Plasmodium sp. gorilla clade G2 genome assembly, chromosome: 5, one genomic interval encodes:
- a CDS encoding 60S ribosomal protein L31, with the protein MVKGTVKKQKKTLKPVTKFITINLSKLTHKVCYKRKAPRAIKEIRSIAGKLMHTKDVRLDVKLNKFIWSKGVRNPPKRVRVKLERKRNEDEDSKEKMYTIVEHVMVDSYKGLVNECEANE; encoded by the exons ATGGTTAAag GTACtgtaaaaaaacaaaagaaaactTTAAAACCAGTTACTAAATTTATTACCATAAATTTGAGTAAATTAACTCATAAAGTATGCTATAAAAGAAAGGCACCAAGAGCCATTAAAGAAATTAGAAGCATAGCAGGAAAACTTATGCACACTAAG GATGTACGTTTAGATGTAAAATTAAACAAATTTATATGGTCTAAGGGTGTTAGGAACCCACCAAAAAGAGTTCGTGTAAAAttagaaagaaaaagaaatgaagatgaagatTCAAAGGAAAAAATGTATACTATTGTTGAACATGTAATGGTAGATTCATATAAAGGTTTAGTTAATGAATGTGAAGCAAAC